The sequence GTCCCTCCTcaatttagagtttttttttcttaattattttttgaattgtttgatTCCCTAATGAAcgttaattatttatttacaagGAGCGAGAGAGGGAGGAGCTAAATCCAAATCTTCTCATTAGAAGAATCAGACAATACCACTAAATTATGGGTCCCTGGAGTTTTCGGGATGTCTCATTTCTAATGGATATCATTTGTTACTCTAAACCCACTAATCAGTGCAGGTTCCTCCTATTCAAGACTTTGTTTGGGCTTTTGGGAGAGTTTCTGGACCGTATTGGAAGAAGAACATTAGATTTTGGTCTTGATATCAATAAGTCCACTAGACTAGATAAAAGGCTTTCAGCCCTGTCAAGCTAGgccttagggtatgtttggtcgGGTGAAAACAGGGAGTATGAAAAATATGgtgaaaaatgatatttttcacCGTTTGGTTTaggagaaaaaacaagagagacAAAAAATGGAGAGGAAAATAATCATTCTAGGCCcacatttttttatcctcccaatttgggaggaaaatggaGAGGAAAAAATGCTGAATGATGTAATTTACACAAATATCCTCACTTTACTGCACTCACCTACCCTTCTCATATatctatttcttatatattatataataaagacataatagtcaatttatatgaACTACATTGTCCATTCtcctctttttctctccaaccaaacgaaaaagttttccattctctcacttttctacCCCTCCAACTAAACACACATAAggaaaaaccaaattttttctatctttccacttttccacttctccaaccaaacggacccttagagTTAGGGATGCTAGTCTGGAGTGGAAGAGAGGCTGGTTTACTTTGTCTTTGAGAATCCGCTGACTTGCGTGGATTCTCTCTTGCTCTCAAATAAGCACTTGTCTATTGCTACtttgagatatattttttttttttttttttgagaattaagTACACAAATTAGTTGGCATAAGAATCTGcaattttattatcaatgaAAACTTAATTAAACAGATACATTTGTGCATGcctgtgtgagagagagaaaccaaaccaaaataaCCAAACGGCTGTCCTAATAATCAATCTGAATCACCAGAACTTCTTCAACTTACAAAGCTTTAACATACAAAAAGGATCTATGATTGTTGGTTATTATTAAGGCATTACCATAAGGTCCATATTCATCACCCTTGTCATTCTCATAAGTACAACCGAATTATATTGTAACAAAACAAGCGCTCAGATCCTCTACATGTTGCCACTTGCAAGTACACAACGTAATAATTActatttgcttcttcttttacAGAATTAGTACATATCCATATGATAAATTACTAGTTGTTCCTCAAAGCTTAAGTTTTTAAATAGGAGGTAAAGTGGAAACATGATTCAAACTCAGGCCACCAACTTTGATGCTGtaataaattaccaattatCCCAAAAGGTTAACCATTACCAATTATCCATGTTAGATGTGCCTCCAAGGTCTTTCGGCAAGGCTTACACATTCACTGTATCTATAACAATCAACAAGATGATCAATCGTCAATCCAGCTGCTTGCATGAAGGAATACACAATCACCGGGCCAACCAACCGAAATCCGTGCTTTAGTAAATCCTTGCTGACAGCTTCTGCTTTTGGAGTCCTCAGAGGAACATTTCTTGGGTATCTATACCGGTTGATCACTGGTTTGTGATTCACATAACCCCACATATAGCTACCAAAAGATCCAAATTCCCTCACAATCTACATTTGAGGTCATAATTGAGCACAATGAGCAACCTATCAAGTACTATATTAACCAGCTGAGGAAATATGCAAAcgagtcaaaatttttaagctTGCCTTCAATATGCATTTGGCATTGTCTAGAATGCACCTCACTCTGCACTCTGTTAACATGATAGCCTTGTTGGAAGCTATATCTGTAATCTCTGTCTCCCCCATTTTGGCAACAAAGTTAGGATCAAATCCGCCAAAAGCTTCCCTTTGTCAcagaaaaaatcaatattttcaaTACTATATTGttcaaaattatattaacaTAGCTTTTCAATTTGTTAAACAAGTAATATTAAGCTGTGCAAGTTTAATTTAAGTGGTACAAACACTGTTACCTGTATAGTTCCCTTCTTTTCAGGATTTCAGTCCAATTGTAGTCCATCAACATACCAGACATTGCAAGTAGCTCAAACAATTGGCTGTTGATAATTTACCACTTTAAAATTGGCAAATCACTCCATAATTAGTAGTAGACTTTCATTCAAAAAAGTACGAAGGACTTACTTGTCGTCATAAACTGGAACTCCCCAGCACTCATCGTGAAATGCCACGTAAACTTTATCTGTATAAAACACAATCAGTTCTAAGTagaatttctttattttataccTAGTATGCTAAATAAAGAGTCGCCATAAAACCATGATTTCAACTCATGgagttttaaatttataatttcaacaGAAGAATTACCATAATATGCTAAATAGTTCCCTTCTTAATTTGTGATGAAAGCTAGGTGACTTTCTTCTTTGTTAAACAAGTTTgactattcttttctttttaaacaaaTTCCAAATCCCAAATGCTATGACAATGTTGAAGCAATTGAGCAATAGGCTCAGGAGATTATAGAAACAAGAGCACAAGTACTGTAGTTTAGGAGCAGCTGTGTGAATCTTATAGCCTTCAAATTCGTTTGACACGAATGTTTATCACATGCCATACACAGATACACTCTACAGACACTGCAAGAAGCTATAGTAGTTTGACATGAACGTTTATCACATGCCATATAGTCTATAGACACTGCAAGcttaatacatacatacatacatacatatacatatatatatatatatatatatatatgtgtgtatatatatatatatatagcttctTACATGCTAACAAAGCCATAACCATTCCATAATGCTAGAAAAGTAAATCAAATGTTATTGGAAATTGATAAATGAGTATTCTAAAGCTTACCACTATTCTTTGTAATCCAGTTGCACCTCCTCAATTCCCCAGTACTAGTATCCTGACTTTGCTGCTGCACGGTTTTTGCCCAGGGGGCTTCTCTTCTTTCAGACGGTGCAATCAGTCTTAATGCTCTAGAAATCTTCTGGTTCAGTGGAGTAGTAGAATCTGTAAGCGAAGAGTCATTCGAGTTCTGTGACAAAGACAACGATAAGGATGATAGGGAGGATATCGATGAACCGCTTCTCTGAAGCCCAATTGGGTAAATTCTCTTAAGGTGTTTGGACAAAATGCTTTGGCttggcttctctttttctttcgaGAGTTTGTTTCTCTCCAAATCATGTCTTCTTGTGTTTACTTTAGACATGCTTGGAGAAGATGAAAGTTTATGGTTTAATTAGGATAGCTGTAAAGGTGGGTTGAGAGGGGTTTTAAAAGGAGTTGGTGCCATGATGAGCAGTACTTAAACGTTGGTTGGTGAAATGTGAGTTTCACAATTATGGATTACCATTTGCTCCTTAGGTTTTAAGCAAAATTTGTAGGAGTATACAAAATTGGaaacacatcattttttttgggggaaagCATAGTTTTTAAGCAGAGTATAGCAGGCTCCCAATGTATGCATGTACCCTGACAGACTGGACTCATATATGGACCAAATGAgccatcttttttcttctttctattttgttttaatggtaAGGTACACTCATCCTCAGAtatcttatttaaaaattagttAGGTGAATTAAAAACTTCATGTTTACATCACACATCCAAATACTTAGCCCAAAAAATGGTTCTCTGTAATTATTACtggaatgttttttttttcgcaTGAAGACACAGAAATCACAACCAACCCTTTTTAACAGAAGGAATAGGGTGAAAATGGAGGTGGACTTGTAGCTGTAGTGCTATTGGTAGTCCCCAAATCACAGGAAATTAACTCTAATAATAACCCTTTTAGTTGTGGTGTTCGTCTCATTGTAAGTGTAATGGGTCCGGTTTATTCTTAACTCTTACTCTTGTCTTGTGTCCTATAGGTTTGAGGCATACCTGTTGCCTGTATAGACAAAGATATgccatcctttttttttttttttggatgaaacaAAGATATGCCATCTATTATTCTTAGAACTGTtccccattttattttattaaaatatttatggGGTTATTTGGTAGAAAGGCCATGTATTCAAGGTGCAAAGGGGTCACTAATGTGCCCTGCGCTTCAATTTGTAGAGAAGATATTTTGAAACTCTAACTAATCTCTATACACAAACAATCTcttcaaaaagcactttttttattcatttattttacaaaCAGGGTATCCAAGACCTCTTCAGTGCTTTTGTTCCACACACACCAAATTATT comes from Castanea sativa cultivar Marrone di Chiusa Pesio chromosome 3, ASM4071231v1 and encodes:
- the LOC142629519 gene encoding uncharacterized protein LOC142629519 yields the protein MSKVNTRRHDLERNKLSKEKEKPSQSILSKHLKRIYPIGLQRSGSSISSLSSLSLSLSQNSNDSSLTDSTTPLNQKISRALRLIAPSERREAPWAKTVQQQSQDTSTGELRRCNWITKNSDKVYVAFHDECWGVPVYDDNQLFELLAMSGMLMDYNWTEILKRRELYREAFGGFDPNFVAKMGETEITDIASNKAIMLTECRVRCILDNAKCILKIVREFGSFGSYMWGYVNHKPVINRYRYPRNVPLRTPKAEAVSKDLLKHGFRLVGPVIVYSFMQAAGLTIDHLVDCYRYSECVSLAERPWRHI